The Schistocerca gregaria isolate iqSchGreg1 chromosome 2, iqSchGreg1.2, whole genome shotgun sequence genome contains the following window.
AATGCATCCTTGGATGGAGAGGAATTCACTTTCAAGACAGTCGACCACTCAAGCACTTATAGAATATTTTTAGTAACAATAATAGAGCGATATAGAAAAAGATGTACTTCTAACAACATCCAACAAAACACTTTTTAGTTTTATCAAAATCTTCAAGTAAATATCACTTCGCACTCTCTTCAAAATCAACTTTTGTCAATCGACTAATATACTGTTAACGTTACACAGATGTGAAGTATTCATGATTAGAAAGCAACACGAAcgaaactgttaatattcgaaaaaaATACCAAGAAAATTTATTGGTGCGGTATATAATGAAAATAAGGTTAAACTGGGCAGGCCTTATAGTAAGAATGACAGAAAATCGTCTGTCTAAAATAGCATTCGGCAGGACAATTTAAGACCTAAAGGAAGGGGAAACCCAGGATTAGGTAGTGAGAAAACATCTGAAGGACATagctaggatgaacatcaacaccaTAGCGACAAAACGTAAACTCGATAAATAGAAACGGAAGATGCTCGTACAACAGGCACATGGTCGTTAAGGCCCTTGCTACGTGTAAAGtgagtatttttttgtttcattggaaGACTGTGAGTTTCGCTTCGTTAACTTTgtagaataaattttcattttgttcccaAATCTGTCAGCCATATGTTCAAGTCTACTTGTCAGTATTTCGATGGTAGTCCTAGCTTCATATATAGGTGAAACGCTGCTGTTGCTGAATCTTATCGAACAGCAACCTTTAATCTAAAGATGATGACCAAGAAAACCAGCGAAATCTTGTGTCAAGTAGACTTGAAGATTTTTCAGCAACCATGAGAAGATGATCACAAAACAAATTCTGTTTAAAAGTGTAGCAACGGTGTTTATATTATAGCAGATCTTTATTAACTGTGCGTACAACTGTGTAGCACAGTGCAAAAGAGAGGTTCAACAGGCATAAACAATTAGCCCAGCTTGTAGtatcaaacatttaaaatgcatTAATTTCACCAGACATTCCAGTTGCCTtgtgtggaaaatataatattCATCTCTGCTTATTGAAGAATTATCAACAATTTAGAATACGTTCAATATTCTTAGATGAAACCTCTTTATAATATAGTCAGAGACAAAATAAATTATACCTACAGGAAAATAAATTCTATTTTACATCCACAGAAGGGTTGATAATAATTATCAACCTGTAGAATTACCTCCGTATTTCTGAAAAATGTAGGATTTTGTGAGTGTGGGCCACCAAGTATGATAAGACAGAAAAGTTTTATTCcaagtattttatttttcaaagattttacaTCCAGATGGTATGGATTCTGGTGGTGCATACTGGTCAAGTTCTTGGGTTCAGCATCAGATTTCAGTGGCCGTATTTTCCGTAGCCCCCAAGTCCGCCAAAGCCACCGACAGCTCCGCCGTATCCTCCGCCTAAGCCGCCGCCGTAGCCTCCACCGAATTTTCCTCCGAGGCCTCCTCCGAGACCACCGCCCAGGCCTCCTCCGAGACCACCGCCGAGACCTCCGCCGAGACCACCGCCGAGTCCTCCGccgagaccaccgtggccagcgCTGACGACGTAGGGCACTGGACGCTTAACGACGTAGGGCTGAGGTACTGGGACGGACACTGGGGTGGGGACCTTGACGGGGACGGGCACAGGGTTGTCCACAGGGACAGGGTACGGCTGCGGTACGCGGACGGGAACAGGCCGCTCCACGGGTACTGTCACTGGAACCCTCACTGGAACTGGAACGGTATTCTCCACAGGCACTGGAACAGGCACGGGCACGCTGTTGACAGTGACCTGAGGAGCCCCACCACCGATGCCGGCTCCAATGCCGCCTCCAAGACCGCCACCGAGTCCGCCAGCGAAGCCGCCTCCATATCCACCTCCGTAGCCACCTCCGTAGCCACCACCGTAGCCGCCTCCGTAGCCTCCACCGTAGCCGCCTCCGTAGCCTCCACCGAAGCCGCCGCCGTATCCACCAAGGGAGCCAGAGAGTCCTCTCTTCTCTGTCTTCACCTTCTGCTCCTCCTCAGCGAGGACAGCGAGGGCTAGACCGCACAGGTACACACACACCTGTTGAGCAGGTAATGAGAGCAAATATGAATATATGATATGCTATCGTCATAGGTTATAAATATGTCAGAGTACGAAGTTTAAATTCCGGTATAACATCGTCGTACATTGCATGCAGGATACTAGGAATTTTCATCATGATCTGTTCTGATGTGGcaaattcttttta
Protein-coding sequences here:
- the LOC126336463 gene encoding uncharacterized protein LOC126336463; this encodes MRILVCVYLCGLALAVLAEEEQKVKTEKRGLSGSLGGYGGGFGGGYGGGYGGGYGGGYGGGYGGGYGGGYGGGFAGGLGGGLGGGIGAGIGGGAPQVTVNSVPVPVPVPVENTVPVPVRVPVTVPVERPVPVRVPQPYPVPVDNPVPVPVKVPTPVSVPVPQPYVVKRPVPYVVSAGHGGLGGGLGGGLGGGLGGGLGGGLGGGLGGGLGGKFGGGYGGGLGGGYGGAVGGFGGLGGYGKYGH